A stretch of the Aegilops tauschii subsp. strangulata cultivar AL8/78 chromosome 4, Aet v6.0, whole genome shotgun sequence genome encodes the following:
- the LOC109746161 gene encoding uncharacterized protein, whose translation MSDESPAPAATAAEKAQQDEQAGGGWGGWGLSVFSEISRGAVEVAKSAIADIQQPPEQEAEPEEGGKKENGPEGEEGDERRKAALDKLENASEDSLLGQGLKVFDTSVESITTGTWQALGSAWRSGSLIVQKLETSASSLAETIQQGELPAKASEIAPTILETGKSFTAKGMEMLERVGKETMELIIEETGMEIEKGGTGEGDQQTEEEQSEEVSFDRCFYIYGGPDQLEELEALSSHYALLFNRKKTKLVAEQKTYYDGKIKEIQQLFTLSTKIEENGQDSDKGKKIEAADTDGDAEMKKLCDSSVSKAAKMAAGFATGLGGLSPSDIIKRTTDRLETIHSEGVHRLSEMCCLAVSQLLVLGKSVISAANKSNDEDESDVKIDWPEDLISKAEIIRWRAQSIAVDIEKVATSFATGISDVAEAYAAAIQNALADKQGDAPHQSVQEKAKDISSHLKSDQTSAVSKLQDALQYLAYVVVCTSMPSV comes from the exons ATGTCCGACGaatcgccggcgccggcggcgacGGCCGCGGAGAAGGCCCAGCAAGACGAGCAGGCCGGCGGAGGGTGGGGGGGCTGGGGCCTCTCCGTGTTCTCCGAGATCTCCCGCGGC GCGGTGGAGGTCGCCAAGAGCGCCATCGCCGACATCCAGCAGCCGCCGGAGCAGGAGGCGGAGCCCGAAGAGGGGGGAAAGAAGGAGAATGGGCcggagggggaggagggggacgaGCGCCGCAAGGCGGCGCTGGATAAGCTGGAGAACGCCAGCGAGGACTCGCTCCTGGGCCAG GGGCTCAAGGTCTTCGATACCTCAGTGGAGAGCATCACGACCGGGACGTGGCAGGCGCTTGGAAGTGCATGGAGGAGTGGCTCGCTGATTGTTCAGAA ATTGGAAACTTCTGCTTCAAGCCTTGCCGAAACCATTCAGCAAGGAGAACTACCTGCCAAAGCATCTGAAATTGCACCAACCATTTTAGAG ACAGGGAAGTCATTTACAGCCAAAGGAATGGAAATGCTTGAGCGTGTTGGGAAAGAGACGATGGAGTTGATCATTGAAGAGACTGGTATGGAAATTGAAAAAGGAGGTACTGGCGAAGGTGACCAGCAAACAGAAGAGGAGCAGTCTGAAGAAGTATCATTCGACAGATGTTTCTACATTTATGGAGGACCTGATCAGTTGGAG GAACTGGAAGCACTGTCAAGTCACTATGCGCTGCTATTTAATAGGAAGAAAACAAAACTTGTCGCTGAGCAGAAAACGTATTATGATGGAAAGATCAAAGAAATACAGCAGCTATTTACTCTTAGTACCAAGATTGAGGAAAATGGGCAAGACTCTGACAAAGGGAAGAAGATTGAAGCAGCTGATACTGATGGTGATGCAGAAATGAAGAAGTTATGTGACTCGAGTGTTAGCAAGGCTGCTAAAATGGCTGCGGG GTTCGCAACTGGCTTGGGTGGACTTTCTCCGAGTGATATCATCAAACGAACTACAGATAGGCTAGAGACCATTCACTCGGAGGGCGTTCAT AGATTGTCAGAGATGTGCTGCCTTGCAGTTTCTCAGCTTCTGGTGCTTGGGAAATCAGTTATCTCTGCTGCCAACAAATCAAACGACGAAGATGAAAGTGATGTGAAAATCGATTGGCCTGAAGATCTCATCTCGAAGGCAGAAATCATCAGATGGAGGGCGCAATCCATCGCTGTGGATATCGAGAAGGTCGCTACAAGTTTTGCTACAG GCATCTCAGATGTTGCGGAAGCTTATGCAGCAGCGATACAGAATGCTCTGGCAGACAAGCAGGGCGATGCCCCGCATCAGTCGGTGCAGGAGAAAGCCAAGGACATATCCAGCCATCTGAAATCCGACCAGACGAGTGCCGTCAGCAAGTTACAAGACGCCCTCCAGTACCTCGCATACGTTGTTGTCTGCACCTCGATGCCCAGTGTTTAG
- the LOC120962725 gene encoding uncharacterized protein produces the protein MACVDIHGMSVTLTLVDQLSLAGKKRSADENLVLADESEASGWSSAVSDRRLALRRRRGPASSSCRRGCIVVREPPDCRAEEAVQQVAAEEFEGILEREALSVEELVYFTIF, from the coding sequence ATGGCGTGCGTCGACATCCATGGCATGAGCGTGACGCTCACGTTGGTGGACCAGCTGTCGCTCGCCGGGAAGAAGAGATCCGCCGACGAGAATCTCGTCCTCGCCGACGAGTCCGAGGCCAGTGgatggtcgtcggcggtctcggACCGCAGGCTCGCCCTGCGCCGCCGGCGAGGTCCGGCTTCCTCTTCCTGCCGCCGCGGCTGCATCGTGGTGAGGGAGCCGCCGGACTGCCGTGCCGAGGAGGCTGTTCAGCAGGTTGCCGCGGAAGAATTCGAAGGCATACTGGAGCGCGAGGCTTTGTCTGTCGAGGAGCTGGTTTACTTCACCATCTTCTAG
- the LOC109746162 gene encoding uncharacterized protein has translation MEEAAEERAAAPGAAELEDAAENGTEGEGGSAPAAEEDAAAAAAAAYSWPELRFDLPPRRRYHFADQFRSPCSSSAGNFLKGVKWSPDGSSFLTSSDDNSLRMFYLPEDAYSAAAEHTAEAAVGGQDSYGASLQVNEGEPVYDFCWYPYMSVSDPATCVFASTSRDHPIHLWDATTSELRCTYRAYDAMDEITAALSISFNSTGSKLFAGYNKAIRVFDVHRPGRDFEQYSLLKGGEGPTGIISSISFSPQNGMLAVGSYSQTTAVYAEGNMEPLYVLHGQLGGVTQVLFSKDGNYLYTGGRKDPYILCWDIRNTVDIVYKLYRSCDTTNQRVQFDIEPCGKHLATGGQDGMVHIYDLQGGQWVTGFQAAADTVNGFSFHPYLPLATTSSGHRRFGMQDEFEEESSLAGDENCCSVWKFSCSQES, from the exons ATGGAAGAAGCGGCCGAGGAGCGAGCGGCCGCGCCGGGCGCCGCCGAGCTTGAGGATGCGGCGGAGAACGGGACGGAGGGGGAGGGAGGCTCTGCTCCCGCGGCAGAGGAggacgctgctgctgctgctgcggcggCGTACTCGTGGCCTGAGCTCCGCTTCGAtctcccgccgcgccgccggtaCCACTTCGCCGACCAGTTCCGCTCCCCCTGCTCCTCCTCCGCCGGTAACTTCCTCAAGGGCGTCAAGTGGTCGCCCGACGGCTCCTCCTTCCTCACCAGCTCCGACGACAACTCCCTCCGCATGTTCTACCT GCCGGAGGACGCGTACAGTGCTGCGGCGGAGCACACCGCAGAGGCTGCCGTCGGAGGCCAAG ACTCCTATGGCGCAAGCCTCCAGGTGAACGAGGGCGAGCCCGTGTACGACTTCTGCTGGTACCCCTACATGTCCGTGTCTG ATCCAGCCACCTGTGTATTTGCCAGCACGAGTCGTGATCATCCGATACACCTCTGGGATGCCACCACCAGCGAG CTTCGATGCACTTACAGAGCATACGACGCCATGGATGAGATAACGGCTGCACTTTCGATATCATTTAATTCTACAGGATCCAA GCTTTTTGCTGGATACAACAAAGCAATCAGAGTGTTTGATGTTCATCGGCCTGGTAGAGATTTTGAGCAATACTCTTTGCTTAAAGGGGGTGAAGGGCCAACTG GTATAATATCTTCAATCTCGTTCTCTCCTCAAAATGGGATGCTCGCAGTTGGCTCGTATAGCCAGACAACAGCTGTTTATGCGGAGGGTAACATGGAGCCATTATATGTTCTACATGGCCAGCTTGGGGGTGTTACACAG GTGCTTTTTTCGAAAGATGGAAATTATTTATATACTGGAGGGCGGAAG GATCCATACATATTATGTTGGGATATTCGGAACACCGTGGACATTGTTTACAA GTTGTACAGATCGTGTGATACTACTAATCAAAGAGTACAGTTTGATATTGAGCCCTGTGGCAAGCATCTTGCCACTGGTGGGCAG GACGGCATGGTCCATATTTACGACCTTCAAGGTGGCCAATGGGTGACAGGGTTCCAAGCAGCTGCTG ATACTGTCAACGGtttctccttccatccatacctTCCTCTTGCTACAACATCGTCTGGGCACAGAAGGTTTGGTATGCAAGATGAATTTGAAGAGGAATCGAGTTTGGCAG GTGATGAGAACTGCTGCTCTGTCTGGAAGTTTTCTTGCTCACAAGAATCTTGA